The following are encoded in a window of Cycloclasticus pugetii PS-1 genomic DNA:
- a CDS encoding branched-chain amino acid transaminase — MGMDDKDGVIWMDGEWVDWRDAKVHVLTHTLHYGMGVFEGTRAYETNEGTAIFRLQDHTDRLFRSAHILNMQIPFDKATLNQVQREAVAKNKLKSAYLRPMCFYGSEGMGIRADSLKVHVMVAAWEWGKYLGEDGIEKGIRIRTSSYIRNHVNSVMCKAKANGNYMNSILALQEAISCGYDEAMLLDHEGYVAEGSGENIFLVRNGKLITPDLTSALEGITRETIFQLAEECSLEVVEKRITRDEVYVADEAFFTGTAAEVTPIREVDDRTIGNGGRGPITERLQTMYFDAVQGRSAQHSDWLTYV; from the coding sequence ATGGGAATGGATGACAAAGATGGCGTCATCTGGATGGACGGTGAATGGGTAGATTGGCGCGACGCCAAAGTCCACGTGCTTACGCATACTCTGCATTATGGTATGGGTGTGTTTGAAGGCACACGTGCCTATGAAACAAATGAAGGCACCGCTATTTTCAGATTGCAGGATCATACTGACCGTTTGTTCCGCTCGGCTCATATTTTAAATATGCAAATTCCGTTTGATAAAGCTACGCTAAACCAGGTGCAGCGCGAGGCGGTGGCTAAAAATAAGTTAAAGTCTGCTTATTTGCGTCCGATGTGTTTTTACGGTTCTGAAGGAATGGGTATACGTGCCGATAGCCTGAAAGTTCACGTCATGGTTGCGGCATGGGAATGGGGTAAATACCTTGGTGAAGACGGTATAGAAAAAGGTATTCGCATTCGTACATCTTCTTATATCAGAAACCATGTGAATAGTGTGATGTGCAAAGCTAAAGCAAATGGAAACTATATGAACTCTATTTTGGCGCTGCAAGAAGCTATTTCATGCGGTTACGATGAAGCGATGTTGCTCGATCACGAAGGCTATGTGGCAGAAGGCAGCGGTGAAAACATCTTTCTTGTTCGCAATGGTAAGTTAATTACGCCCGACCTAACCTCTGCATTAGAAGGGATTACGCGCGAAACAATTTTCCAACTGGCTGAAGAGTGTAGCTTAGAAGTCGTTGAAAAAAGAATCACACGTGATGAGGTTTATGTCGCCGATGAAGCGTTTTTCACCGGGACAGCTGCTGAAGTGACGCCTATTCGTGAAGTGGATGATCGAACCATCGGCAATGGGGGGCGTGGCCCAATTACCGAACGCTTACAAACAATGTATTTTGATGCCGTCCAAGGTCGCTCCGCTCAGCATAGTGACTGGCTAACTTACGTATAA
- a CDS encoding MBOAT family O-acyltransferase, with protein sequence MVFILCQRVGNKELTSLWLIACSLFFYGWWNPSYLPLILLSIFVNFSLAKKILSLNTSNNALSSKLFLLLGISLNLVLLGYFKYANFFIENINAVIDTEHSTLNIVLPLAISFFTFQQITYLVDTYKKEVESHRVLDYLLFVTFFPQLIAGPIVHHKEMMPQFSNPKFLILNTSNIAKGLSIFSLGLFKKVIIADYFASLANPIFNQASADMIANSTTAWTGAIAYTLQLYFDFSGYSDMAIGLALIFGITLPYNFNSPYKAKNIIDFWRRWHMTLSRFLKDYVYIPLGGNKKGDARRYINLMITMLLGGLWHGAGWTFILWGLLHGIYLTLNHSWQTLVNSKPHRLSFLSSTFGRLLTFLSIVLAWVIFRSENIPTAINIIQQMLIINPEGFSQHLESISSLIIGLFLVWFAPNSNDIFSNKVKPDVYRLDYRWHPSKASALTFSIIGFISVIYLARAQEFLYFQF encoded by the coding sequence ATGGTCTTTATTCTATGTCAGCGGGTTGGCAACAAGGAGCTGACATCACTTTGGCTTATTGCATGCTCACTTTTCTTCTATGGCTGGTGGAACCCAAGCTATTTACCTTTAATTCTTCTTTCAATTTTCGTTAACTTCAGTCTTGCTAAGAAAATACTTTCTTTAAATACAAGCAATAACGCACTATCTTCAAAACTCTTTTTATTACTGGGCATTAGCCTAAACCTAGTCTTATTGGGCTACTTTAAATATGCTAACTTTTTTATTGAAAATATTAATGCAGTCATCGATACAGAACATTCCACACTGAATATAGTCCTTCCTCTAGCAATTTCATTTTTCACCTTCCAACAAATAACTTATTTGGTTGATACATATAAGAAAGAAGTTGAGTCTCATAGAGTTTTAGATTACCTGCTTTTTGTTACATTCTTCCCACAATTAATTGCAGGCCCTATCGTTCATCATAAAGAGATGATGCCGCAGTTTTCCAACCCAAAATTTTTAATACTCAACACATCAAACATTGCCAAAGGCCTCTCTATTTTCAGCTTAGGTTTGTTTAAAAAAGTAATTATCGCCGATTATTTCGCTTCTCTCGCTAACCCTATCTTTAATCAGGCTAGCGCTGATATGATTGCCAACTCAACCACAGCTTGGACAGGGGCAATAGCATACACATTACAACTATATTTTGACTTTTCAGGGTATAGTGATATGGCAATAGGTTTAGCCTTAATATTTGGCATTACACTTCCATATAATTTCAACTCTCCATACAAAGCAAAAAATATCATAGATTTTTGGAGGCGTTGGCACATGACCCTTTCACGCTTCCTAAAAGATTATGTTTATATCCCGTTAGGTGGAAATAAAAAAGGTGATGCAAGACGTTATATCAATTTGATGATAACGATGCTTCTAGGAGGCCTGTGGCATGGTGCAGGGTGGACTTTTATACTTTGGGGTCTGTTGCACGGAATATATTTGACCCTTAACCACAGCTGGCAAACACTAGTAAACTCAAAGCCTCATCGCTTAAGTTTCCTCTCCTCAACTTTTGGAAGGTTATTAACATTTCTTTCTATTGTTCTTGCTTGGGTTATATTTCGTTCAGAAAATATACCTACCGCTATCAATATCATCCAGCAAATGCTTATTATCAATCCCGAAGGCTTCAGCCAACATCTCGAATCAATCTCTTCACTTATAATTGGACTCTTTTTAGTATGGTTTGCACCCAACAGTAACGATATTTTTTCTAATAAAGTCAAACCTGACGTTTACCGGCTTGACTACCGCTGGCATCCAAGTAAAGCGTCAGCATTAACCTTCTCCATCATCGGCTTTATTTCGGTTATCTATTTAGCTAGAGCTCAAGAATTCTTATACTTTCAATTTTAA
- the waaF gene encoding lipopolysaccharide heptosyltransferase II, with amino-acid sequence MVMAQSLFIALKEQYQHCSIDVLAPQWSLALMERMPEVRKAIVMSLGHGQFNFKGRKNLGLSLRDENYDEAIVLPNSWKSALVPYFARIPKRTGYLGEMRWGLLNNARKLNKDFLTKTVQRFVALATEPCAILPVIPQPRLLVDPASVAKTTETFLLPTKAGKILGLCPGAEYGPAKRWPETHYAEVAKKAIENGWQVYLFGSAKDKAVAATINDLSGGACSDFAGKTSLTQALDLMSLCDAVVSNDSGLMHVAAALNIKTIALYGSSDPTFTPPLHPDAQVITLGLECSPCFKRECPLGHLDCLTKILPERVLALLDVASVP; translated from the coding sequence ATGGTGATGGCACAAAGTTTATTTATAGCACTTAAAGAGCAATATCAACATTGCTCAATAGATGTGCTCGCACCGCAATGGTCATTAGCGTTGATGGAGCGGATGCCTGAAGTACGTAAAGCGATTGTTATGTCATTGGGGCATGGACAGTTTAATTTCAAGGGTCGTAAAAACTTGGGCCTATCGCTACGTGATGAAAATTATGACGAAGCGATTGTATTGCCAAATTCATGGAAATCGGCCTTAGTTCCTTACTTTGCTAGGATACCGAAACGAACCGGTTATTTAGGTGAGATGCGTTGGGGTTTGTTGAATAATGCACGCAAGCTTAATAAAGATTTTTTGACTAAAACGGTGCAACGTTTTGTGGCCTTGGCCACCGAGCCGTGTGCTATTTTGCCGGTTATTCCACAGCCACGTTTATTAGTTGATCCAGCGAGTGTTGCTAAAACAACTGAAACGTTTTTATTGCCCACCAAGGCAGGGAAAATACTTGGGCTTTGCCCAGGGGCAGAATATGGCCCGGCAAAACGTTGGCCTGAAACGCATTATGCTGAGGTGGCAAAAAAAGCCATAGAAAATGGCTGGCAAGTGTATCTATTCGGCTCAGCAAAAGATAAGGCCGTAGCGGCAACTATTAATGATCTAAGTGGTGGAGCCTGTAGTGATTTTGCTGGTAAAACAAGTTTGACTCAAGCGTTAGACCTTATGTCACTATGTGATGCGGTCGTTAGCAACGATTCTGGTTTAATGCATGTGGCCGCGGCCCTTAACATTAAAACCATTGCACTGTATGGTTCGTCCGACCCAACGTTTACTCCGCCATTGCACCCAGATGCACAGGTGATTACGTTAGGATTGGAGTGTTCGCCTTGCTTTAAGCGGGAGTGTCCACTTGGGCACTTAGATTGTCTTACAAAAATTTTACCAGAGCGTGTGTTAGCGCTCTTGGACGTGGCATCAGTGCCTTGA
- the waaC gene encoding lipopolysaccharide heptosyltransferase I produces the protein MSYKNFTRACVSALGRGISALMKVLIIKTSSLGDVVHTLPALSDAVHAIPGISFDWVVEESFQDIPALHPNVQRVIPVSVRRWRKNFWKYRAEIKASIRDIQADEYDAVIDAQGLIKSAFFTRYAKGKRYGLSKTSCREPLAALAYQYKVDVAKGQHAIDRVRQLFAKSLGYDVPSNFFSYGLNKASISDSSGLEAPYLVFLHGTTWESKHWPNEYWQTLISLATAKGFNIYLPWGNEFEKTRADELSRLSEKAYVLKRSSVKQLAEILMNASGVVGVDSGLAHLTAACETPSVTIYGSTSADLTGTMGEKNACLQTNFACSPCLKKVCCYNQQTTVTPACYQTLPADLVWQNLVELMV, from the coding sequence TTGTCTTACAAAAATTTTACCAGAGCGTGTGTTAGCGCTCTTGGACGTGGCATCAGTGCCTTGATGAAGGTGCTTATCATTAAAACATCGTCTTTGGGTGATGTTGTTCATACCTTACCAGCGTTAAGCGATGCGGTACACGCTATTCCTGGTATCTCGTTTGATTGGGTTGTAGAAGAATCATTTCAAGATATTCCAGCCTTACACCCTAATGTGCAGCGTGTGATACCGGTGTCTGTTCGGCGTTGGCGAAAGAATTTTTGGAAATATCGTGCTGAAATTAAGGCGAGTATTCGCGATATTCAGGCAGACGAATATGATGCTGTGATTGATGCACAGGGTTTAATAAAAAGTGCTTTTTTTACACGTTATGCAAAAGGTAAAAGGTACGGTCTGTCTAAAACAAGTTGTCGAGAACCGCTAGCAGCACTGGCTTACCAATATAAGGTCGATGTCGCAAAAGGGCAGCATGCGATTGACCGTGTTCGGCAGTTATTTGCAAAAAGCTTAGGTTATGACGTTCCAAGTAACTTTTTTTCATATGGCCTGAATAAAGCAAGTATAAGTGACTCGTCGGGTCTGGAAGCACCGTATTTGGTTTTTCTTCATGGCACCACATGGGAAAGCAAGCATTGGCCTAATGAATACTGGCAAACATTAATTTCACTGGCGACCGCTAAAGGCTTCAATATTTATTTGCCTTGGGGGAACGAGTTTGAAAAAACGCGTGCTGATGAACTCTCTCGCTTATCAGAAAAAGCATATGTGTTAAAACGTTCATCCGTAAAACAGCTCGCTGAAATCCTAATGAATGCCAGCGGGGTAGTGGGTGTGGATAGTGGTTTAGCGCACTTAACGGCGGCATGTGAGACACCATCAGTGACGATTTACGGCTCAACGAGTGCTGACTTAACCGGCACCATGGGAGAAAAAAACGCCTGTTTACAAACAAATTTCGCTTGCTCACCATGTTTGAAAAAGGTTTGTTGTTACAATCAACAAACAACTGTAACCCCCGCCTGTTATCAGACTTTACCAGCGGACTTGGTTTGGCAAAACTTAGTTGAGCTAATGGTATGA
- a CDS encoding sulfotransferase family protein: MKDIRVGYIQIPKVATRSIQQCLANYYVEKESLDRPIVWDKKTIKKVEEKTAFHASQKVLSLLSKENYIFAFVRNPYDRLYSAYKNKVLQPLEIGGKNIFSNHGVRLGMEFDEFVDIVCGLTDNRIDRHLRSQAWFLSYEGNVIPKFIGQLECFEKDWASLDKRFNLGEPVHKNSTKSLNIDDYRMKYSRELEEKVYERYKEDFNFFGYERLKF, encoded by the coding sequence ATGAAAGATATACGTGTGGGTTATATTCAAATCCCTAAAGTAGCAACGCGGTCAATTCAACAGTGTTTAGCTAATTACTATGTTGAAAAGGAATCTCTTGATAGGCCAATAGTGTGGGATAAAAAAACAATCAAAAAGGTTGAAGAAAAAACTGCATTTCATGCATCACAGAAAGTACTAAGTCTGCTATCAAAAGAAAATTATATTTTTGCTTTTGTGAGAAACCCTTACGATCGATTATATTCGGCATATAAAAACAAGGTATTACAGCCACTAGAAATAGGGGGCAAAAATATTTTTAGTAATCATGGTGTTAGGTTAGGAATGGAGTTTGATGAGTTTGTTGATATTGTTTGTGGTTTAACAGACAACAGAATAGATAGACACTTACGCTCGCAGGCATGGTTTCTAAGTTATGAAGGAAACGTTATCCCAAAGTTTATAGGGCAATTAGAGTGCTTTGAAAAAGATTGGGCGTCATTAGATAAGCGATTTAACCTAGGGGAGCCAGTACATAAAAATAGTACAAAAAGTCTAAATATTGATGATTATCGTATGAAGTATTCTAGGGAGCTAGAAGAAAAAGTGTATGAGCGTTATAAAGAAGACTTTAATTTTTTTGGCTACGAAAGATTGAAATTTTAA
- the msbA gene encoding lipid A export permease/ATP-binding protein MsbA: MLEYVWPYWKPFSISLLGFLIFALTQPALAALMEYLVDSLQAENRSEIYWVPLATICIVFFRGIGSFLGSYYIAKVANNVVHNLRCEIFNKYTALPNSYFDDQNSGHLLSRVTYNVSQVTSAATDAIKVVVREGLTIIGLLGYLLYMNWALSLIFLTIAPIIGLLVRYAGKRFKAISKRIQTSMGDITHVSSELINNYRVVRSFGGEDYEKKRFKEASFSNFKQAMKMVQTGAINTPVLQLIVASALALMIYLALLFMTNATPGEFIAYITAAGLMPKPIRQLSEVNANIQKGIAGAESIFEIFDTQPEQDDGEYSVNKVSGHIKIRNLDFSYPGTNKTVLKNINIDIKPGMMVALVGRSGSGKTTLANLIPRFYTHQQGDILLDDVDINQYTLKNLRHHISLVTQNITLFNDTIANNIAYGTLKNTPLDEIKQAARDANAAEFIEQLPNGWDTLVGENGLKLSGGQRQRIAIARALLKNAPILILDEATSALDTESEQLIQNAFEKAVKNRTTIVIAHRLSTIQNADEILIMDKGKIIESGTHSTLLANNGAYTKLLKNQVTTP, translated from the coding sequence TTGCTTGAATACGTTTGGCCTTATTGGAAACCTTTTTCCATTAGCCTCTTAGGGTTTCTCATTTTCGCCCTCACGCAACCCGCTCTTGCTGCCTTGATGGAGTACTTAGTTGATTCATTACAGGCTGAAAATAGATCGGAAATTTACTGGGTACCTTTAGCAACTATCTGTATTGTCTTTTTTAGAGGCATTGGCTCATTTTTAGGTAGTTATTACATTGCAAAAGTCGCTAACAACGTCGTACATAATTTACGTTGTGAAATATTCAACAAATACACTGCCCTGCCTAACTCATATTTCGATGACCAAAACTCTGGGCACTTGCTCTCACGTGTTACCTATAACGTCTCTCAAGTCACATCTGCTGCAACAGATGCCATTAAGGTTGTGGTCAGAGAGGGCTTAACCATTATCGGTCTACTCGGCTATTTGTTGTACATGAACTGGGCTTTATCTTTAATCTTTTTAACCATTGCACCCATCATTGGCTTACTTGTAAGGTATGCCGGCAAGCGCTTTAAAGCCATTAGTAAACGCATTCAAACCTCAATGGGCGATATCACCCATGTCTCGTCCGAGCTGATCAACAATTACCGCGTTGTTCGAAGCTTTGGTGGAGAAGACTACGAAAAAAAGCGTTTTAAAGAAGCCAGCTTTTCAAACTTCAAACAAGCAATGAAAATGGTACAAACAGGTGCTATTAACACACCTGTCCTACAGCTTATTGTTGCGTCTGCCTTGGCCTTAATGATCTATTTAGCTTTATTGTTCATGACTAATGCAACTCCTGGGGAATTCATTGCTTACATCACTGCCGCCGGTTTAATGCCCAAACCCATCAGACAGCTTAGTGAAGTCAATGCAAACATTCAAAAAGGCATTGCTGGAGCAGAAAGTATTTTTGAAATCTTTGATACACAACCAGAACAAGACGATGGTGAATATAGTGTCAACAAGGTTAGCGGACACATTAAAATCAGAAACTTAGACTTCTCTTACCCAGGTACAAATAAAACCGTTCTGAAAAATATTAATATCGATATTAAACCAGGCATGATGGTTGCGTTAGTTGGTAGGTCCGGTAGCGGAAAAACAACGCTAGCAAACCTCATTCCTCGTTTCTACACACATCAACAAGGTGATATTTTGCTAGATGATGTCGACATTAATCAATATACCCTTAAAAATCTAAGGCACCATATTTCTCTGGTTACTCAGAACATTACCCTCTTTAACGACACTATTGCCAATAACATCGCCTACGGCACCCTTAAAAACACACCGCTAGACGAAATTAAACAAGCCGCTAGAGATGCAAATGCCGCAGAATTTATCGAACAACTGCCAAATGGTTGGGACACCTTAGTGGGGGAAAATGGGCTAAAGCTCTCTGGTGGTCAGCGTCAACGTATTGCAATTGCTAGGGCCTTACTAAAAAATGCCCCCATTCTCATTCTTGATGAAGCAACATCTGCTTTAGATACCGAATCAGAACAACTGATTCAAAATGCATTTGAAAAAGCCGTAAAAAACCGTACGACTATCGTCATAGCCCATAGGTTATCAACCATTCAAAACGCCGATGAAATCTTAATTATGGATAAAGGTAAGATTATTGAATCTGGAACACATAGTACTTTGTTGGCAAACAACGGCGCTTACACAAAGCTTTTAAAAAACCAAGTGACTACCCCCTAG
- a CDS encoding lipopolysaccharide kinase InaA family protein, with translation MNIEKLNTVKELENWANSSADMLALTTQHGPIQLEANLRHLPTRRLTCRAQWQNKRVIAKFFYGAGFKALMFKEALMLQALKKSSIKVPELLHSEQHTDYGVLVIQYIEHVQTLSSFFWSQPEQAELETKLLAVTELVLLCQQAGFEIKDPHLDNFLCCQGDVYLIDAGDIKKVKNKLSAQAAMQNLALFYAQLPVTLDQQAYQLLTKMLESLADWNGLSEQSWRQALLKQRRWRQKRFINKKVFRSCTAYICEQNTSRFLMAKRADYSEQMAVALSDPDKLIAKGRLLKDGATATVAQVEIAGQPYVLKRYNIKKPIHALLRGFCWSRAAISWKNGLLLEMLGIPTAKSYAMIEERKRALRRRSYLLSEYIDAPRAWDIYEDDQYDEENKKQWAKKIYELFLLLKLSQISHGDLKAHNILCSAEGAFFIDLDGLKSNQNFKRFQKKISKDLRRFQISWPDKWKENPYFIKFTHLLLK, from the coding sequence ATGAATATAGAAAAGCTAAATACAGTGAAGGAACTTGAGAATTGGGCGAACAGTTCAGCTGACATGTTGGCATTAACAACTCAGCATGGACCTATTCAGTTAGAGGCGAATTTAAGGCACTTACCTACAAGACGATTAACGTGTCGTGCGCAATGGCAGAATAAGCGAGTGATCGCGAAGTTTTTTTACGGTGCTGGTTTTAAGGCATTAATGTTTAAAGAAGCGTTAATGTTACAGGCTTTAAAGAAGTCATCTATCAAGGTGCCCGAGTTACTGCATAGTGAACAACATACTGATTATGGGGTGCTCGTTATTCAGTATATAGAGCACGTGCAAACGCTTTCTTCCTTTTTTTGGTCGCAGCCTGAACAAGCCGAGCTTGAGACTAAATTACTCGCAGTTACTGAGTTAGTGTTGTTGTGCCAACAGGCAGGGTTTGAGATTAAAGACCCTCATTTAGATAATTTTTTATGTTGCCAAGGTGATGTGTATCTTATTGATGCAGGTGATATAAAAAAAGTAAAAAACAAGCTTAGCGCTCAAGCAGCGATGCAAAATTTAGCATTATTTTATGCGCAATTACCGGTAACGTTAGATCAACAAGCGTATCAATTGTTAACAAAAATGTTAGAAAGTTTGGCTGACTGGAACGGCTTGAGCGAACAATCTTGGCGGCAAGCGTTACTTAAACAACGACGTTGGCGACAAAAAAGATTTATTAATAAAAAGGTTTTTCGCTCATGTACAGCCTATATTTGTGAGCAAAATACATCACGTTTTTTGATGGCTAAACGGGCTGATTACTCTGAACAAATGGCCGTAGCGCTATCTGATCCAGACAAGCTTATTGCTAAGGGCCGATTGTTGAAAGATGGCGCCACTGCCACGGTAGCCCAGGTGGAGATTGCTGGACAGCCGTATGTGTTAAAACGTTACAATATAAAAAAACCTATTCATGCTTTATTACGAGGTTTTTGTTGGTCTAGAGCGGCAATATCGTGGAAGAACGGTCTGCTCTTAGAAATGTTGGGCATCCCAACTGCAAAATCGTATGCGATGATTGAGGAGCGTAAGAGGGCACTAAGACGGCGCTCATACCTGTTGTCAGAATATATTGATGCGCCTAGAGCGTGGGATATTTATGAAGATGATCAATATGATGAAGAGAATAAAAAGCAGTGGGCAAAAAAAATCTACGAATTGTTTTTACTGTTAAAACTCAGTCAGATCAGCCATGGTGATTTAAAAGCACATAATATTTTGTGCTCCGCTGAAGGCGCTTTTTTTATAGACTTAGACGGTCTTAAGTCAAACCAGAACTTTAAAAGATTTCAGAAAAAAATTTCTAAAGACCTTCGGCGCTTTCAGATAAGTTGGCCGGATAAGTGGAAAGAAAACCCTTATTTCATTAAATTCACACACTTATTATTAAAATGA